GATCGGTGCGGTTTTAGGTGTGAAAACATACACATGTTCTAACGAGACCAAACATGATGGTTCTTTTAACACAACCAACAAGGCAATGAGTCCATCGTGTCGAAAGAGTCTTGAGTATGCAAACAATACGAATGCCACTAAAGAGTTCATGATGTGTGGGCTAGAGGTGAGAGGCGGGCGGATGCGAAAACATGAAGCCTAATGCTGTTGTGGCTCAAGATGGTTCAGGACCATTTAGAACCATCATGGATGCGGTTAGGACCGTGCCCAAAAACTACAGGCGACCCTTTGTTATATTCATTAAAGAAAGGTATTTACAATGAGTATGTTAAAATACCTGagcatgtaaataaataaatatgttacCTTCATTAGTGAAGGACCAACCAAAACAAGGATCACCGGAAACACAAGTCATAATGATGTACTAACGACTTTCAAGACTGCTACCGTTGGTAAGTTTATTTTATTGTGTGTCCAGTAGTTCGGGCTAAGGTTAAATGTTTCTGGTGAGGATAAACGTACCCCTATGAAAAAAATAGAGTGATGACGTGACTGATTTAGTAGGGGAAAGGGGTATATTTAGTACAGACCCCTGGGAGGGGTAGCTTAGCACAAGGCACAACCCTTTGCTTTAATGTTTGTAATTGATATGTAACAGCGGTGAGCGGAGATGGCTTCATGGCGATGGGCATAGGGTTCGAAAACATGGCGGGACCCCTAAAGTATCAAGCAGTTGCCCTTCGTGTCTCCGGTGATATGGCCATCTTTTACAACTGTGCAATGAACGGATACCAAGACACCCTATATGCCCACTCTAACAGCCAGTTTTACCCCCAATGCACCATCACAGGAACCATCGATTTCATATTCGGCAATGCATCAGCCGTCTCCAAGACTGCAAGATGATTGTCAGGAAACCACTTGACAACCAAGTGTGCACCATGACAGCCAGGGGCGAACCAACCGCACATCAAAAGGTGCATTGGTCCTCCAGGGCTGCACCATCACAACTGTACTAAAACAAGGAGCAGCCACAACCATAGCCCCAAATTCACCATAAACCATTAAAAACATATTATGCAAACTACAAAAACGGAGTCTTGTTCACTGAACCAAATTTAGAATTCGTCACTCGCATACCCATCATACGTATAATACAAAACTAAACTTGGTCACCATTCTAACAAGAAAATCTCTATATCAATAAGAACTTCAAAATGAAGacaaaaattaagaaaaaaaactaGCAGCATGGTGATTTGCTCCAAATCTAGCTCTACCGCTACAGTCTTTTGTGCATTTTTTACCTACTGTTTTCCCATAATTGCAAAACATTTACGCCTTCTTTTTGGCTATTATTTCAGCGATCAGACTAATCTGCAAGAAACTATCATGTTAATAAAAAATACACAGAAGGCTAAAGTGGATGAAAGTTTTACTCACATATTGGTCAAACGATTGCACTCGAGCAGCATAGACCAAATAACTTTCTTCATTCTCGAGTCCAAAAATATGTAATTAGTATGCAGAATCGCGATCCTGATAATACCCCAATAGCTTACTGACAAGTGGAACGAAGGCAGCTAATGCAATTTGAAGCTGTTCTGAGCTATTTAAACGAACGCTAACTTGACCGGAACCcttattatttaaattaaaacGACCAATCAAATTAGTAGACCGACCAATAGGAATCTGCGACTGTGCATTCCATCCAAGCGCCAGATCACCATGCCAATCCATAACCGAGAGACCAATTGTTGACAAAAACCGACCCAAAGGATAATCTTTATCTCTTAACGTAGCCTCCAAACTGCCGCCATAAGCCACATCACCACGACCGATAACCGCTCCTCCTGCCACCACTAACTGCCCTCGTTTATTAATCGTTAATTTGTCCTCAAATTTAACACCACCGGTTAACGAGTCACCCATGTACGTAGCTGAAAAACCCACTGACGCTTTGTTTTTTCTGTAATTAATGAACCGGGTGTCGCTTCTTAAAGTATACGACATTTCTTTTCCGACAGTCTGCATATCTAACGCTAAAgttgttgactttgactttccatGTTAACCATGTTTCGCACTCGATACCTCCATTTGGAGATTCGCATCCTTTTTATCTTTGGTAATCTGACCTGAAAACGATATGGGTATCTTTTGTTTAACTGCAAGCAAGTGTTCCACGTTAATTCCTTCATAACCAACATCATGGTCCCAACCATGTGGGTCAAGTACGGGTCTAATGAGCCATTGATTAGCAGACTCGAGAGCCCGATACCGATGCGTCGGGTTATCTGCATCAAACGAAGCAGGTAAATTCATATCTTGAGCCGCAACAGGAACCGTTGCAGAACCGTTACTGTCTTCTTCTACATTATCGGTTAAATCAGTTGGGAAATCTTTAGCTGCTTCTGCcattttcttcatcatttttctttgtttcttttcttCGTGCAACTGTTTCTTCATGAAGAGTTTTTCTCTGTATTCCAATTCATCGTAATATGATTTCTTTTGTGCCTTACTAAGCTTTGACAATTGGGAATTAGTCAACCGCTTAAACGGTGGTAACTCATCGTATTCCGATGATTCCTCATCAGATGACTCATCCATGTCATCACCGTCATCATCATCACCGAACTGCTCATGAGGTAGCTTAAGCTGAGGTCTAgattgtaaaagatttgaaagaatATACGGTAACGGCGGTGCTCGAGTTCTTGCCGCAAACGGCTTGCCAGGTGGCGAATCTTGCAACTTTAAAAGCATATTAGCTTCAACCAGAATCTTCGAAGCAAATGAAAGTAGTAACAAATGAGGCTTCCACACTTGACCGTTCGGCAAAACCCTTTGACCAGCCCGATTCGTTCTACACGCCGAATGGTTTTCAACTAAGGAAACAGGGTTCATGAGCCGCATATCACCCGCAGCCTGTCGAATGGCTTGCTGGACCACATGAGACCGTTGGGTCACAAACATGTCGTAACTAGTAGCTGTACCATTCGGGCCTTCGGGTGGAGCCGATGCAGCATGGGTCAAGACCACAATAGCGTTAAACCATATAGATTGACCAAATATATCGGTTATCGTTCTCAAAAGTGGCATATCACCAAAAATCCCGAGTTTGCATATCCAAACGATCAAGATACAACACGATATCCGGAGGTGATTTTTGAATAAACCGTTTAACAGAGTGGAGAATTTTCTCGTTTTTCCTTTGATCAGCCCATGAAGAAAGAAGGCCCGGTGTGTCAATAACACGAACCTTTATCCCCTGCACGGTTCCAACAACATCTTGAACTTTCCTCGTTCCAACTTGAAACGCATCGGTTCCGAACTTAACTTCATCAAATATCGAATTAATCGTTGAACTTTCCCGACACCGGTTTTCCCAAGAACCATGATGGTGCACGAAAACTCAAGCGGTTCTTGACCAGCGGCTTCCAACTGCTCAGCCATGGCACTAGCACGCTCGAAGCTAAAAGCCGCAACACGACCTCCGTTGCTACCTCTATTTGTTCAGCCAAACCTAACCTATATAAGACCTGAGCCACAACAACGTTATGCGGGGTCTGCCCGAGCCTCCGGGCAAGTCTCAAAAACTTGACCCGAATCATCTGGAGCTTTTCACGGGTGTCGTCATTTTCATCAGGCTCCCCGATCGTTGGTTCATCAACGACTTGGTTTTGCAGAGAAGCGTTTCCGTTTCCGTTTGGCTGAGACTGAACCACACGGTGTGCCGGTTCCAGTAGCGGTGCACCTCTGCCAAGACCAGCGGGACGAGTTGGAGCTGTCGATGAAGATGGGGTGGGATGAGTGCGGTGGTAGGTTTGGAATCAGGTTTGAGATTAGGAACAGGTGTCGGTGTTGTAGATTTTGGTGTAGATAAAGAAACACCGATAACAGACCTCGGTTCTGGTTCTTTCTTCACTGGCGTATCTTGTTTCACTTCATTTCAATCGGTTCACTTTTTTCATCATTGATGACTGAAGTACTTTCTTCTTCTGTTATTTTTTCATTTTGATTTCGTGAAGATAAATCAAAACTTTTCGGTTCTCCCTCTTGAACTTGTTCAGCTGTTGGTACGTCTTTATTTTCAGCAACCAAATTATCGTTTTCATTCATATCTCTATTTGCTTCAACTCCTATCTCTCCATCTGGCTGTGTTTCGAGACTCACGGAATCTCCATTGACACCATCTCATTGAACCACTGTTTCATCCGGATCAACATGGTTTGAAACTCCATTTTCAGAACTTTCCAAAATTACTGTAGCTGGCTTCTCGCTAACCTCTGAACATTTTCCGATACATCTGCGTTGGATACCGTTTGAACCTCATTTACCCCATTGTCTATAATCTCATTAGTCATGTTTTGCTCATCAATCACATCCACCGTTTTCGCTTCCTCTTTTTCACCAATCACTGACGCATCAGTTTCCACTCACTAGCCTGATCTTTTGCAGTATCGTCGGAAGTACTTTCTCCGTCGATTACCTGCAACACATTAATCCCTTTTCTCCTCGCTACTATCGTCATTCACGGCCACATTAGCTTCAAATCCACTCGGCTGTTTTCTGGCAGTATCGTCCGATGCATTTCTCTCCTTGCTACTATCGTTATTCACGGCCTCATAAGCTTCAGATCCACTCGGCTGCTTGCCGGCTGTATTCTCAGATGCATTTCTCTCCTCACTTCCATCCGCCATATTAAGCATTTTTTCATCCGATTCATCACAATCCACAAACTCGTTACTTTCTTTTATAACGGGTTGATCCCCGTTTGTATTACCATAGGTACTTTCCCCATCAGCCACCTGCATACATCACCAATCAATAAAACAAACAAACTTCTTATTAACGAaaaacaaataacaaacaacGATAAGATTACCTTCACAGGTACAACCTCCTCAACACGATCAATATCAATGTTCTCCGAAACCGTTTGACTCTCACTAGAACCCTCTGATGCATCTTCTAACTTCTCCGTTTCCCCATCTAACCGTAACGAAACACCCGAATCGCCACCGTTCTCAACACCACCATTTATCCCCTCAAAAACATCTTTATCAAATTCTTCTACTTCTAACTTCACTTGTTCCACTTTACTCACACCATTTTCCATCACAACCCCCTAAAATCTATCTCAAGAACCTGGATCCCTAAAcccataataaaaataaataaaaaaacctaaaaaagataaataaagcAAACATATACTAAACCAAATATTAACAATAATACAATCAAACACAGGTCAATACACACTATAACAATCTATATTCAACAAAGATACATAAAGTTGAAAACTTGAACTTGAATTCTAGATAAAAACTAGGGTTTAAGGAAGCAAAGTGATGTATATTAAAGGGATAAAAGGTGATACCTGAACTTGTGGATTGGTGTTGATGataagaaaagatgaagaagaagaagaaaggagaAAGAGcaaaagggggagaaaaattaTAGAATTTTATCGCATCCCTGTTGGAGCTATATCTTACACCTAACTTGTACTGTTTCGAGGGGTATCAGATCGTACGGTGGATAATGCTTCATCAGAATAATCGTTGGTTTAGGGCGACTCGTATTATTATCTAAATCTTTTTATATACATAGTAATCAGTATAGTtacctcagtatatgggatctcTCTTCAATTTAGCATGTAACTTTTATGggctaatcaaataaaaaattaacTAATGAGGTGATGGTTTATTTGTAAAGGTaaaacattttaaatattttGGGAGGGATGATATTGGGTTCAAGTCCATCATaggattaaaagaaatttattgttcaaaaaaattaaaagttaggTAGATTGAGTAAAAATGAagtttaaattttttatatttcAAATCAATTGTTAAGATgaaaatattgaaaaaaaaaaataatataatgaATATTTTTGGAATATGCTATTTTTGGACTCTCTGTTCACATGTATGCAATATACTTCTCTCATCTTTTATACATTCATATTTTTTAATATGAcagtaattttttttataaaaaagttgCACCATAATATATTTTCATCTTTAATTTGAGTAGCTATTGATATATCTTAAAGAGCCCAAGAATTGTGTTCTATTTCTATATTATATAACATTTTTGTGCTTGTTTTTTTACTGGactttgtactatattttttgtgctgaattttttgtGCTTTATTTGTTTGTACTAAATATTTGTGTTGTAttttgagaaaacaaaagaggTGAAAGTTTGTGTTTTATGATAAAAATGTCATTTCATCCTGTTTATAAGGAATGTCACATGTCATCTCTATAATATTTCTTAGGCTACTAAGACAAAGTCCACGTTTTAGTGGATCTTCCCCCTAGTCTATACATACATAATTTATATAACAACCTAGAATACTTAGTAACTAATAGGTAAACTTCACTCATAACAAGGGTAGCCACGACGCTAACGAATGAGCATACCCAAACTGACACACGACACAACTAACCACATTAAAACTGATTTACAACAGCTAGATCATCAAATGAAGATATTAATTGATCTATATATATACCATAACGTACCAAGAGCCTTATAGAATCCTTCAAATTTTTTATGTCCTTGTTAGAGAAAATCTTCTCATTCCTTACTTTCTAAATTATCCAACACGCGATGATCAAAGTACCTTAGAACGCTTCCTTTTCTCTAACCCCAGACCTCGAGAACATTTATAGGTATAACAGATCTCTAtggaagaaaatgaagaaaataGGCACCCAACACTAACAAACTGCCATACCACTGTAGAGATAGAGTAGGTTGTGAACAAGTGATCTACTGATTCGATATTGAAGTCACATATGGTGCAATTTAGATCAACGAAACGAATGTTCCTTCTCTTTAAAACATCAAAGGTAGGGATCTGATTCAGCCCTGCCCTCCACGCGCATATGTTGCATTTGTTCAAGACCGAGTTACACTGATCCAACATAAAGTAGTTGCTAACATCAATATCCGAGTACATCGATCTCTTGACCGAACCCACAGAACATTGGCATGTGTATTCCCCCAACTAAGACAAAGAATCTTTACATTCAATCTGACTCGTCAAATTAACTAACTTGCTACGAAGCTCCAACTCCGCAAGCTCCTTTATCGAAGTCGATTAGCGTTTCCAATCCCAATTTCACATGACTTTCTGATCAATCCAATTGCACCTATCTTTGATCCTGCAAACTTTATAATTTTCGAATTTGAAAAGGTGGAAAAACGTATTGAAGCTTAGCATTTCCCACCCAAATGGCAACCCCAAAGGTTAATAACTAATAGTTAGTAATTATATAATGATATATTGAAATCGGGTATGATctagaaaatatttttttaacaatagaAATAGAATGCGAAAGggtaaaataagaaaataaggaAAGTAGGCATATAAACTGTGACACGTGATGCAATCATATACTAAtttattatgtatatatatgttttttttatcatttagcTCACACACCCTCTAATCAACTCTAACTCTATACACTTTTGTTTGTTATTGTATTTAGACATTCAACCTCATGAGGAGGGACACATTTCCATACACATTGGTAGTTCTAGGCCACAAGCCCTTGGGTAACATGAATGTTGTTGGTGGTAACTAACTGCTCATATAAAATCTTATATTATCAACATATTTTGCAGCATCAACGTGTTTATCTAAAACATTCTTTATTCTATAAGGTTGATTGTTTAGGTCTCACTTAACTTTAACGTATAAGGAACAATTTGAGGTGTGTATCTATATATAGTAATAAATGAATTAGATGTGGGACACGTGTCCCTACATCATGCAACTAGATGGATGGTTTTGGCGGGAAAACATAGCCACAAGTACATCTTCCGCATTCGGATCCCGTGTTGGGTATCCATATCTTGATTGGTGACTCCGAGTATATAAAGAGTTAAACAAAAACCCTACCTAAATGAAACCTATCAATTCTCCCCATCTCATCGGCCGGCTCCGGTTGTTCTACTCCCGCTCACACGATCTTCAAATCTTATTTCATTCATCATGATCATTCCATATGATTCAAGGTTTGTATTATGTATATTTTGTTTTCACTGATGGTTTCTCCTAATTTCTGTTTTTACATTCGATGATTAATTTATTTAGGGTTTACATCCGTTGATTGTTCATCATTGTAACTGATTCTTATTTCACTTTTCGTAAGTCACATTCTCACAAGTGTTCTAACAATTGTATGTTTCGTATTTAGTTTTTACATCCCCTGATTGATTTTACCTTAATGTTAGAAGGATTTTATTGAAATTTGTCTTTTATTTATTCGTAAATCACATATAATGGTGTTGTTTATCCTCCATTACTTAACTTTTACATCCCCTGATCGATTTCGTCTTTATGTTTGAAGGATTTTATTGAAgtatttcttttatttatttataaatcacataTAATGGTGTTGTTTATCCTCCAGGTATAGATACGTATCAGAAAATACTGTTATTTGACTTATTGTTATAGATTTGTATAGATTTGTGTATTTCTTTGTGTTTACATCTGATCGTTATTCCGTATATAGTAGCAGAGTGCAATTCTACAATTTggtgtttttgattttttgcaGTCTGCTGTTACTCTTTATGTGTACCCAAATTTTAAATTGATATGTTATTTTAAATTTTAGCAGTCCAGATACATGAATGGTAACAACGTCGAAGTCCATGTGGTTCTTCTTTTCCATGTTTTTGCGACTTGAACATCTTTTCATGTAAAAGTTAAAATAAAGTATACTAATCAACTATAT
The Helianthus annuus cultivar XRQ/B chromosome 6, HanXRQr2.0-SUNRISE, whole genome shotgun sequence genome window above contains:
- the LOC118479526 gene encoding uncharacterized protein LOC118479526: MENGVSKVEQVKLEVEEFDKDVFEGINGGVENGGDSGVSLRLDGETEKLEDASEGSSESQTVSENIDIDRVEEVVPVKVADGESTYGNTNGDQPVIKESNEFVDCDESDEKMLNMADGSEERNASENTAGKQPSGSEAYEAVNNDSSKERNASDDTARKQPSGFEANVAVNDDSSEEKRD